Within the Hevea brasiliensis isolate MT/VB/25A 57/8 chromosome 2, ASM3005281v1, whole genome shotgun sequence genome, the region CCAAACCAAACGCATCACAATTATTCTTTAAAAAAAGTTTCCCACTAATAAGATCACACAAGTGAAACAAACAAATAAGAAAATTAATTTGAACAACAATGATTGTAGAcaatcatttatttatttattttcataaccaCTTGAAAAAAAGGTAATCAAACACCAATTATAGCTTCTCCAACACATTAATCATAGATTCACGTGCTTTGCACATGGCTTCCAATGGTTGTGCTTTAGGCGTGGTTAACCCTGACCCTTCAGACATATCCACTAGTTCTTCACTAGGTCTCTCCCACTCAAAGCATTGTATTAATGAAGCTAAGGCCAAGCCCATCACTTTATTTGCCAGGCCAGCCCCAGGACATGCCCTCATCCCCAACCCAAATGGAATCAATTTATGAGCCTCATcttctaaaacttcaaatctctCTGGCTTAAAACTTGTTGGGTCCTCCCACACATCAGGATCCATGTGAATAGCCCAAGCATTGACTATTAACATTGTGCCTTGCGGTACATGATAACCCCTAATAATGCAATCATCAGATGATTCATAGGGCGTTAGAAGTGGTCCTATCGTCTTGAATCGCATTGACTCTTTAATAATGCTTTGCAAGTATGGCAAGTTGGGAAAATTGGACTCGTCTACCAATCGGTCTTCACCAACAAATTTGCTTATCTCGGCTCTAGCCTTCTTCAGTACCTCTGGATAGTTAAGCAGAAGCGACATAGTCCATTCCATTGTGGCTGCTGATGTATCCGTGGCCGCAACAATAATTGACTACATGAACAAATAACATGTTATTTTTCTTAATCTAACAAACAGATGATTACCTTTTGCGTACACTATTGTTTCTAGAATACTATCAATAGTTGATTAAAAATCATGAGAAGTAATTAACTTGTTGCTAGATGCTAATTGATGTggcttcctaaaaaaaaaaaaaagagataatgcATACCAGTAAAAGGCTTTTGATGCTTTCATCAGAATAGTTCTCAGGTTCAGATTCTTGTAGAGATAACATATTATCAATCATTGTCTTAGTCCTTCCTTGTACTTTTGTGCAAGAATTCTTGTGATTTCGATGCTCATCTATCAAACCTTGGGCAAATTCAtctatttttttctttaatctCAGCATCCTTTTCTTTATTCCATGGAAATCAATCCATTGTAGGATTGGCAGAAAGTCCCCTAGATTTGATGAAGCACTCACCGCAAAAATCTCACTTATAATATCACGAATGCATTTAGACTCCTCTAAAATTTCCCCTTGTACTCCTAAACATCGCTTCCCTAAAATCATCCTCATTATAATGTTAAAAGAAAGCTTCGATAGCCTTGATTTCATCTCTACTTTCTGGAAACTTGTGCGTGAATTTTCAAATAGATCTTTGAGCAGGTTTCTAACTTCTTGTTGTCTAATGCTCAAGCACATCATGAGCCTATTCGTTGAGTAAATTTCACGAGCAGCAATGCGACGGAAGTTGCGCCAGTGGTGGCCATATGGAGAAGAATTTATTGTAGTGTAGTTATAGTTTAGGATTTCGCCAGCCAAAAGGCGAGGCCTATTAGCAAAAATAATGGCATTTTTATTAAAGCACTCATCGAGTAAGGCTGGAGATGATATGATGAGAACATTTTGGAAACCAAACTTAAGGGATATAATTGGACCATACTGATTTGATAAGCTTTGCAAAGTTTTATGGAAAGGTCCTTTTAGGAGATGCAGATGGCCAATTATGGGAAGTGCAGGGGGGCTAGGTGGGAGGTTTTTTTGCCATGTTTGTTTCAGTGAAAATAGCTTCAAGAGAAGAAAGATTGAAGAAACAATGGAAATCAAGTAAACCCATATTCCATCCATATTGaacatatgatttttttttttttgatgtttTTATGAGCTTTTAGAGGTGAGTGAGTGAGTgagtatatgtgtatatatatcagtattataggtcatttttgtTCAAGTTTCTTGCAATTTGTAACCCATCACTCATGCATGTTTGACACTTGTATGGAGATTCTTTTATATCTTCAAAGATGAATACAAGTTCATCACATGTAATTCATGCATAAAAGAATACCTTGCATGCAGATTCTTCCATATCTTGAAAGATGCATATATGTTCACCACTTGCAATTCACGCATGAAAGAATTTGCCATTTGTAGCTCATGCATGAAAGTTTAGTGCATTTTCATTTTAGTGAAAAGAACTTTGAGAAAAGAAAGATTAAGGAAAGGAGAAACATGAATAAACCTATATCTCTTCCATCTTTGACATACACTAATTTTATATTTCGATGAGCTATTAAGGTGTATTAGTATTTTTCATACATGTATTGCACGTTATTTGTATTCTTTCTATGTActtgtaatttattttcttatttgcaatttttaaaaaatttccaTGATATAATTAACTAATAAACCTTAAAActaatagatatatatatatttttatcaaagcaaatttaataatatgataaaactaaaaaaaaaaaaa harbors:
- the LOC110649644 gene encoding cytochrome P450 81Q32-like, which gives rise to MFNMDGIWVYLISIVSSIFLLLKLFSLKQTWQKNLPPSPPALPIIGHLHLLKGPFHKTLQSLSNQYGPIISLKFGFQNVLIISSPALLDECFNKNAIIFANRPRLLAGEILNYNYTTINSSPYGHHWRNFRRIAAREIYSTNRLMMCLSIRQQEVRNLLKDLFENSRTSFQKVEMKSRLSKLSFNIIMRMILGKRCLGVQGEILEESKCIRDIISEIFAVSASSNLGDFLPILQWIDFHGIKKRMLRLKKKIDEFAQGLIDEHRNHKNSCTKVQGRTKTMIDNMLSLQESEPENYSDESIKSLLLSIIVAATDTSAATMEWTMSLLLNYPEVLKKARAEISKFVGEDRLVDESNFPNLPYLQSIIKESMRFKTIGPLLTPYESSDDCIIRGYHVPQGTMLIVNAWAIHMDPDVWEDPTSFKPERFEVLEDEAHKLIPFGLGMRACPGAGLANKVMGLALASLIQCFEWERPSEELVDMSEGSGLTTPKAQPLEAMCKARESMINVLEKL